The following coding sequences lie in one Anguilla rostrata isolate EN2019 chromosome 8, ASM1855537v3, whole genome shotgun sequence genomic window:
- the LOC135261603 gene encoding receptor-transporting protein 3-like encodes MNTDWTPTLWRDTFDEMLEEELEYNDSWIVQFNYSLQENLSKEERRGWKIYCHRAYGKFRCGTCSKDWPSARVTLLFHYRLRSEAARGTVIMRPFRQACRGCSGNFELPGFSMEEVEKVLLKLIGKIKKNCYGEEEEDNSDSCSPEKVRTKPHESSLCEACSQGICCVED; translated from the exons ATGAACACAG ATTGGACTCCCACGCTGTGGCGTGATACTTTCGACGAAATGTTGGAAGAAGAATTAGAATACAATGACAGCTGGATTGTTCAGTTCAACTACAGCCTACAAGAGAATCTCTctaaagaggagaggaggggatggaAGATCTACTGCCATCGTGCCTACGGAAA ATTTAGGTGTGGTACCTGTTCCAAAGATTGGCCATCGGCCCGGGTTACTCTTCTCTTCCACTACCGCCTGCGCAGCGAGGCAGCCCGGGGGACGGTGATCATGCGACCCTTCAGACAGGCGTGCCGGGGCTGCAGTGGGAACTTTGAGCTCCCAGGGTTCTCCATGGAGGAAGTAGAGAAGGTCCTGCTCAAGCTGATTGGCAAGATCAAGAAGAACTGCTAcggtgaagaggaagaggacaaCAGCGATTCCTGCTCCCCTGAGAAAGTGCGGACGAAGCCGCATGAGAGTTCGCTGTGTGAGGCCTGTAGTCAGGGGATCTGCTGTGTGGAAGACTAG